Proteins encoded together in one Cardiocondyla obscurior isolate alpha-2009 linkage group LG07, Cobs3.1, whole genome shotgun sequence window:
- the LOC139104337 gene encoding uncharacterized protein, with the protein MNDAAKQLLLAQGQLQRSIIRAVDNLKKLGRANVTPATLRSRISTIKDNWARFFLDHSELLRLVDETTQATTPYFKNNVFDEVEDAYQAALDYMNESLESLEPPVVSLNHSGSDNASLLSRPYLALSHLPPISLPPFNGSLEQWEHFRDRFTALIIQNRELKDFARMHYLLSCLTGSALECVRELPVTAENFDVAWKALSTRFENKRRLIRGHLSTVLNLPSITKESASDLQGLIDKVSASLTALKNLNRRSRDLWHDMLVYIISQRLDNSTRKAWSMRISDSDTLPTTTELLDFLQSRQRALDDVVVTSSHPSGVKNVPHKVNVATASTRSVSAPAPDTAVAATPLRGRSAPSNVGSVSICPICQSRHFFSSCPSFVKGNSSQRRNLAQVHKRCFNCLSGNHGVRDCNSKFTCRKCHQRHHTMLHGENSAGSSSASPPEPSNSDAAAPPSQNAEITALVASRASPQRPTTVLLATAWISVSSSSGRQLRVRALIDQGSEMTFVSESVARLLKLKRIRFPISVAAVGGSNVGTYNFVGNISISPVDRQVPSIDRLAVIMPTLTSYAPRGNAGILSLPHLLNIQLADLNPASSKPIDVILGADIYNEIILDGLKKGAPTQPIAQNTIFGWIVSGPIDSRIGDAADQKEPLANVTVHLTVTHNSESLDLANALERFWQTEEPPAHRDSSREDNECEAHFVNTHSRQTDGRYVVRIPFKTPPPIDIGSSKAKALSCLKSLLRRFQSNPAQAAEYRAFMTEYESLGHMRIATSSVSQEVFIPHHPVYRLDSATSRIRVVFNASSLTSNGLSLNEHMYSGPKLQSDLPTVILRWRLFRYICTADIAKMYRQILVAESDIDYQRILWSPGSTDAIREYQLLTVTYGTACAPFLALRVLQQLSLDDGHNFPLARDILRDHIYVDDVLFGAHSVALLVEKRDQLIELLNRGRFTLRKWASNSSKLLADINPADHGLACNPIPLLDEQLKILGIHWLPHSDEFRFRVSLDGSAPTTKREILSTIAKFYDPMGWGTPTIICAKILIQRLWKLKAAWDELVPPSILTRWQKIYSSLSQLNSLHVPRWIGVESDSASIELHGFADASSDAYAAVVYARVISSSGTVTTSLLVGKSKVAPLKLLSIPRLELSAAVLLAKLIEFVREILPKAISCTCWTDSSIVLAWLKQPPSHWKMFVANRVADIQNRLANVSWRHVVTKDNPADCASRGLLGSDLMNHPLWWHGPPWLKLSSEQWPSSIATVPPTAPLERKLTALTASVASEHFDLAERFSSWPN; encoded by the exons ATGAACGACGCCGCTAAGCAACTCTTGCTCGCTCAAGGGCAACTCCAACGCAGTATTATTCGAGCGGtggataatttgaaaaaactcGGCCGCGCTAATGTCACACCCGCGACATTGCGCTCTCGCATCTCGACGATCAAGGACAACTGGGCGCGATTCTTCCTGGATCATTCTGAGCTGTTAAGGCTAGTGGACGAGACTACTCAAGCTACCACTCCCTACTTCAAAAACAACGTCTTCGATGAGGTTGAGGACGCCTACCAAGCTGCATTGGACTACATGAACGAGTCGCTCGAGTCTCTTGAACCCCCGGTCGTGAGTCTTAATCATTCAGGCAGTGACAATGCCTCGCTTCTTTCGCGACCGTATCTCGCGCTTTCTCATTTGCCTCCCATCTCACTCCCTCCGTTCAACGGGAGTCTGGAGCAATGGGAACATTTTCGGGATCGGTTTACAGCTTTAATCATTCAAAATCGAGAGTTGAAGGATTTCGCGCGTATGCACTACTTGCTCTCCTGCCTTACCGGTAGTGCCCTCGAATGTGTGCGTGAATTACCCGTTACGGCGGAGAATTTCGATGTTGCGTGGAAAGCGTTGAGTACGCGATTTGAGAATAAACGGCGCTTAATTCGCGGTCATTTATCGACGGTTTTGAATCTCCCGTCTATCACTAAAGAATCCGCGAGCGATCTTCAGGGCCTAATCGATAAGGTGAGTGCGTCGCTCACCGCCTTAAAAAATCTGAATCGTCGGTCGCGCGACTTGTGGCATGATATGCTTGTGTACATCATCAGCCAACGATTAGATAATTCTACTCGAAAAGCCTGGAGCATGCGAATAAGCGACTCCGACACGCTTCCGACCACGACAGAGCTGCTGGATTTCTTGCAATCTCGTCAGCGCGCTCTCGATGACGTCGTCGTTACCTCGTCGCATCCGTCGGGAGTAAAGAATGTTCCGCACAAGGTCAATGTTGCGACGGCATCTACGCGCTCCGTGTCCGCTCCTGCTCCTGATACCGCGGTTGCTGCGACTCCGCTTCGCGGACGTTCCGCGCCGTCAAATGTCGGGTCCGTATCTATCTGTCCGATTTGTCAGTCTCGTCATTTCTTTAGCTCGTGCCCCTCGTTTGTAAAGGGAAATTCGAGCCAGCGGCGTAACCTAGCTCAAGTGCACAAACGCTGTTTTAATTGTCTAAGCGGCAATCACGGAGTTCGCGATTGCAATAGCAAATTCACGTGTCGGAAATGTCATCAGAGACATCACACCATGCTGCACGGTGAAAATTCCGCCGGCTCGAGTTCCGCCTCTCCACCAGAACCATCGAATAGCGATGCAGCGGCACCGCCGTCTCAAAATGCCGAGATCACCGCGCTCGTTGCGTCCCGCGCTTCGCCTCAGAGACCGACCACTGTACTGCTCGCCACTGCATGGATCTCGGTATCCAGCTCTTCAGGCCGCCAATTGCGTGTGCGAGCCCTGATTGATCAAGGCTCCGAAATGACCTTCGTGTCGGAGTCCGTGGCGAGATTGCTTAAATTAAAGCGAATCCGATTTCCGATCTCGGTTGCGGCCGTCGGCGGTTCGAATGTCGGTACATATAATTTCGTCGGTAACATTTCTATTTCACCTGTTGATAGGCAAGTGCCGTCGATCGACCGCCTCGCGGTGATTATGCCTACTCTCACCTCATATGCGCCTCGCGGTAACGCCGGTATTCTTTCGCTTCCGCATCTACTAAATATTCAACTCGCCGATCTCAATCCCGCCAGTTCTAAACCGATTGATGTCATCCTCGGTGCTGACATTTATAACGAGATTATTCTTGACGGATTAAAGAAGGGCGCTCCAACTCAGCCGATAGCGCAAAATACTATTTTCGGGTGGATAGTATCGGGCCCAATCGACTCGCGTATCGGTGACGCTGCCGACCAGAAAGAACCCCTCGCGAACGTGACAGTGCATCTCACCGTCACTCACAACAGTGAATCGCTCGACCTCGCTAACGCACTCGAAAGGTTCTGGCAAACGGAAGAACCTCCCGCGCATCGCGACTCATCACGCGAGGACAACGAATGCGAGGCTCATTTTGTAAATACTCACTCTCGCCAGACCGACGGCCGATACGTCGTACGCATTCCGTTTAAGACGCCGCCGCCGATTGACATCGGCTCGTCTAAAGCTAAAGCGCTCAGTTGCCTCAAATCGTTATTGCGTCGCTTTCAGAGCAATCCTGCACAAGCTGCAGAGTATCGTGCGTTCATGACCGAATATGAATCTCTCGGTCACATGCGAATCGCCACATCGTCAGTTTCACAGGAAGTATTCATTCCACATCATCCTGTATATCGTCTCGATAGCGCTACGTCTCGAATTCGCGTCGTGTTTAATGCGTCGAGTCTTACGTCGAACGGTTTGAGTCTCAACGAACATATGTACTCCGGGCCGAAATTGCAAAGCGATCTGCCAACTGTTATACTTAGATGGCGACTATTTCGATATATATGTACGGCGGACATCGCGAAAATGTACCGCCAGATCCTTGTCGCCGAAAGTGATATCGATTATCAGCGGATCCTGTGGTCGCCCGGTTCAACCGACGCAATACGCGAATATCAATTATTGACCGTCACGTACGGTACGGCGTGCGCCCCATTTCTCGCATTGCGCGTTCTTCAGCAGCTCTCGCTGGATGACGGCCACAATTTTCCCCTCGCTCGGGACATCTTGCGTGATCACATCTATGTGGACGACGTCCTTTTCGGCGCTCATAGCGTCGCTCTGCTCGTGGAAAAACGCGATCAACTTATTGAACTTCTAAATCGTGGTCGGTTCACCTTGCGGAAATGGGCCagtaattcgtcaaaattgcTGGCGGACATCAATCCCGCTGACCATGGTCTAGCATGCAATCCGATTCCGTTGTTAGACGAACAATTAAAGATTCTTGGCATTCACTGGCTGCCTCACTCCGATGAATTCCGGTTCCGTGTGTCGCTTGACGGGTCCGCCCCCACGACGAAGCGCGAAATTTTGTCGACGATTGCCAAATTTTATGATCCAATGGGGTGGGGTACTCCGACGATCATCTGCGCAAAAATCTTGATCCAGCGTCTCTGGAAACTCAAGGCCGCATGGGATGAGCTTGTTCCTCCGTCAATTTTAACGCGAtggcaaaaaatttattcgagcctcagtcaattaaattcattgcATGTTCCTCGGTGGATCGGAGTGGAATCTGACTCAGCTTCTATCGAACTCCACGGATTTGCGGATGCCTCCAGTGATGCGTACGCGGCCGTTGTCTATGCTCGAGTTATATCCTCCTCCGGAACGGTCACAACGTCATTGTTAGTCGGGAAGTCGAAAGTTGCTCCGCTTAAGCTGTTAAGCATTCCGCGTTTGGAGCTCTCCGCAGCCGTGCTGCTGgctaaattaatcgaattcgTTCGCGAAATCCTCCCCAAGGCCATCTCATGCACTTGTTGGACGGATTCGTCAATCGTCCTAGCGTGGCTAAAGCAACCCCCGTCTCATTGGAAAATGTTCGTGGCAAATCGAGTCGCGGACATTCAAAACCGTCTCGCGAATGTTTCTTGGCGTCATGTTGTCACGAAGGATAACCCCGCGGATTGTGCGTCACGCGGACTACTAGGAAGCGACCTGATGAATCACCCACTTTGGTGGCACGGGCCCCCGTGGCTTAAGCTCTCGTCAGAACAGTGGCCAAGTTCGATCGCGACCGTCCCTCCTACCGCGCCGTTGGAACGTAAGCTCACCGCGTTAACAGCGTCCGTCGCTTCCGAGCATTTTGATTTGGCCGAGCGATTCTCTTCGTGGCCAAA CTAA